In Cynocephalus volans isolate mCynVol1 chromosome 3, mCynVol1.pri, whole genome shotgun sequence, one DNA window encodes the following:
- the LOC134373184 gene encoding olfactory receptor 11H6-like has protein sequence MNVSRVNAVSEFILLCFPCSREVQVLLFMLFSVSYILTLMGNGAIICAVRLDHRLHTPMYVLLANFSFLEICYINTTVPNMLGNFLSETKTISFTACFLQFYFFFSLGTTETFLLPLMAFDRYMAICRPLHYSTIMSSRLCMNLVALCWVMAFLCYPVPIYFITQLPFCGPNTIDHFVCDPGPLLALSCIPAPGIELSCSILSSLIIFITFFFVLVSYALVLRAVLHVPSAAGRRKAFSTCGSHLVVVSLFYGTLMVMYISPTSGNPTGIQKIVTLFYSSVTPLVNPLIYSLRNKDMKTALRKIQMHAKINQSE, from the coding sequence ATGAATGTGTCAAGAGTCAACGCAGTGTCTGAATTCATACTCCTGTGTTTTCCCTGCTCCAGAGAGGTTCAGGTCCTCCTCTTCATGCTGTTCTCTGTGTCCTACATCCTGACACTGATGGGAAACGGGGCCATCATCTGTGCAGTGAGGCTGGATCACAggctccacacccccatgtacgtTCTGCTGGCCAATTTCTCCTTCCTGGAGATATGTTACATCAACACCACTGTTCCCAATATGTTAGGGAACTTCCTGTCAGAGACCAAAACCATCTCTTTCACAGCCTGCTTCCTCCAGTTCTACTTCTTCTTCTCACTGGGCACTACTGAGACCTTCTTACTGCCCCTCATGGCTTTTGATCGGTACATGGCCATCTGCCGGCCTCTTCACTACTCTACCATCATGAGCAGTCGTCTCTGCATGAACTTGGTGGCCCTCTGCTGGGTAATGGCCTTCCTCTGTTATCCAGTCCCCATCTATTTCATCACACAACTCCCTTTTTGTGGCCCTAATACCATTGACCACTTTGTCTGTGACCCTGGTCCTCTTCTGGCCCTGTCCTGCATCCCCGCCCCTGGAATTGAGCTTTCTTGCTCTATTTTGAGCTCGCTCATTATCTTCATCACCTTCTTCTTCGTCCTTGTGTCCTATGCTCTGGTTCTCAGAGCAGTGTTGCACGTCCCCTCAGCAGCTGGCAGACGTAAGGCCTTCTCCACCTGCGGTTCCCACCTAGTCGTCGTGTCTCTGTTCTATGGAACCCTCATGGTGATGTACATCAGCCCTACCTCTGGAAACCCAACTGGGATACAGAAAATTGTAACCTTGTTCTACTCCTCAGTGACCCCACTTGTAAACCCATTAATCTACAGCCTCCGGAACAAGGACATGAAGACTGCCTTGAGAAAAATTCAAATGCACGCAAAAATTAATCAAAGTGAATGA